The DNA sequence taatccaaacaaaaccctagggtgtgtttggattagaggggtgggggagtggaaagttgagagTGAGTGAGAGGGAAGTGTgaagaagtgtgaagaaagttgaggttgtttggattggggtacgtttagagtggatgtgtgaggaaagtttattgaaaattgtgagtgatgtgatagttgtaagaatattataaattattttgaatagtaaagttTGTGAGATTACAATTTGacccttgtatataaaaaaaataaataaattattatgataatcctatttcatattttagttcattatatattaaaattaaagtattttaattatatttattttttattattacattttttattaattaagaattattttttattataagttaatttatttacataattttaatattataaatgattttatataattatttgtttatattatatttttttatttatttttattttttatatatatataacaaatatatataaaattaattttaataataattttcattattatgaatagcaaaatgaatatatattttaaaaataaaataaaaatttagaatataacatgaatattaagtaggtgtcaaaatatataatataaagtcattacatgaagaacataataatgttaattagaaaaaaagaagacATTCCCAGTAATAACATTTGAATCCTTCTTGTGGAGACCTTCAAACGTTTTCTAGAAGACATATCTTATTCGTTGTATGATAATAtatttcatctttttcatcggcaacgtcttcaatgcaccatttgaaaaaattacagccTAGAACCCATGCCACTTCTAAtctgttttgaagaaaacaataaaattgaacaatgaataagtttaaaataacattcttaagtttgtttgaaacctaattgaataaattttaccttGTAGTTGGGACAACCCCAAAAAATTTTTCCAgcatttttttgtgtttgtcGCTATTCTCAAAAAGCAAATTGTCCACAATCACAAATAGGATCAATGAAGGCACTTGTGCTCCCAGTAGCATGGGTAAAAGTACCACGTTTTTGCACACTACAACCAGTACAACTAGATGACGACGTGTTGTGATACGCAACATTAATGACACTTAACCAATGTTGTCGAAGTAATAAGATGGTAAAAAAGTTgcattaaaaacaatatgattatgtaaatGAGTAGCATGAAAAGTAGCATAAAACCTGCATCACCAAGATAGTATTTTCCTACAAAGATTGTGGAAAGCTGGGTTAGTATATACTACTACAACCTTTTAATTCTTCTGCACACCCAATCCCCTATAACTAACCTTCTGGAATAACCAAAGGATCGCCTCGTCCCAAAGCATCTTTCAATATCCTTGAATCGGAGGCAGTTCCTTCCCAACCGGCTAACACATATGTGAACTTCATGTCAAAGTCACAGGCTGCAAATATGTTTTGGGTTGGCCAATCTTTTCTCCCTCGAAAAGGCGCATCAGCACGTGCAACCTTAGCACGTACATGACTCCCATCTATGGCCCTAAAACAATCCTAATgtaaacaaaaattcataactttaattaaacaCAAACTAAAGAAGACATTACACATAATTTCAAGTAATGTTATTATCAACAAACCTTAAAGTAGGGGAAAAATCGACTGTTGTTAAGGATGTGTGGTTCTACAACCGTTCCATTTGGTTGAATTAAGAATTCCCCCTCCAACCTTAAAATTGCACtcaaaacattatgaaagtgaCGGGAAACTGTTTCTCCAGACCGATGGAAAAAGAATGACACACTTCGATTCTTCACATTATGCCCAATAATGTGCAGAAATTTCGCTATTGTTCTTCCACGGTTGATCGATATGCATCTTTAACAAGTCCAGTTCCCCGTATTCGTTCACATAATTTAATGAAAGCTTCGTCCCATGCGAATAATGTGACGAGATTGTTCAGTGTGAACCAAGTACTCCATCAATTCTTGTCTGCGACGCTCTTTTTGTGGTTGAGACTCACTGATACAGTTGCTTGTAGTAGGCACGTGCGTAACAATTTCAATCCAAAAGCAATCATACAAAGAATCATGACTGATGCaccttcattatttttttttatttgttcttcgatttgtgaaattaaattcatgttcGCCGCAACAAGATCGTCATAAATTGCAACTGTTTCCTCAAAGTGTACCATCTCTGCCTCGTCATAATTTCTTTCCGAATTCATACCGAATGCGGTTACCGTATCGGTGTAAAAGTACACCAATACAATTACCCTAAAAcgtacttttaattaattttaataaaaaaattcataaaaagtactatatcattcaataacataatttaatcaaacaacaaataaatataaacaaaccaaataatttatgtacaatctcaaaaaatattaactaaacatcaacaaattttaattgtattcatgtaaaaatattatttacaaataaaatattatttcttataaacaatttaattttgaaacacTAATAACtatctaaaattattattaaaaattcatatttctTATGTAAAGTTTTTCtgactttttaaattactatacatttttttataacatttaattctaacaccaataattaatgtgaaatacaaattaaaaaaaattaagtcaaAATCATATTTCTACTCAAAACtttgactattttttttaattactacaacatttttataatgtttttaattataacattaataaattatgttaaaaaccctataaaatatttttaaaattttgaattccattctgtctaaattaaattttgtaaatcttttttataaacaattcatttttaaataaataattactttgtacatttattattaaaatatcaattaaaaatacaacTTCTAAGCAAGAACAACACAATAGGATGACTGATAGGATGAAGAACACCAGTGCCTGAAAACcacataaaacaaaataagaaacacagaatttcaaaaaatttagaacataatcgattatccgtTCAGTTATATACataggataatcgattatccatggATAATCGATTAAGTTAGTAGGCAAAAAtcaagcataatcgattatggcaataaataatcgattatgaccCTTTTTCCACACttcagataatcgattatggcttGAAATTTTTACAGATAATCGATTACTAACTTTGCTTAATCGATTATCTTCACCATAATCATTATCTGACCAGTTCTAATTcagccataatcgattatgcaccaTTCGAAGACACGCTCTCACCTCAGACGAACCCACAGATGAACCCAGATGAATCACAGAGATGAACCCAGGACGTGAGATGAACAAGCTATACGTAACTCAACCCCTAACACAAACTATGATGGCTTACGAATCTCTCCAACCACACTACACTACACTCTCTGATGGCTCGCTTTCTTTGCTTTTCTGTGAATGGAGGAACCACCTTCATGCTTCGTGTTATATAGCCAGCTTCATTCCACACCCACCTACCTCACCACTGCATTCACTGACCTTTCACAGTTTCACACACGGTCAAACGATTCCTGAGCCAAGTCAGGAATCTCATGGTTTCATGTGGCATGCATGCAGGACCACTGTTCTTCTTGATTCCAGCACAAAGCAAGGGCAACATTGTAAGTTCGTGTGGATGACTTGGCACTCCCACTCTACAGTgcaactttctcttcatctttgaGGAGAAGCAGAATTCACTCAACTTTCACTTTCCTTCCACCCTCACGCAACAATGCATGGATCCAAACGGGGTGGTGTTGTGACTTCCGTTGTCGACAACAGTACCACCCCTGGATCCAAACGGGGCCTAAGAAAAAGGAAGAGGAGAATCGATTCTCACTCATATATCTTTTAGGGCTTGTTTGCTTTTGGGGGTGGCACTGTAGGCGCAGACGGATGTTGGGTGCCACCCCCGTTTGGATCTGTAGATGGGTGAGGGTGAGGGTGAGTGGAAAGGATAGTGGTTTTTGGTTCATCTGTGATATGAGGAGATAGGAGGGTGAGAAGGGTGGAAAGCCACGTAGGATTCCTTCATTTACCATGCTACCCCTTATTCATGTTACACACAGTAACTCTTTCTGCCACGATGAACCATTATATAAGTGCCTTCGAAGACCACCATATCTACACCACTTCGAAGACCACCATATCTACACCACTTCAAAGACCACCATATCTACACCACATATACATCTGGCTAGCCTTGACAGAGAAAGAGTTGCATTGATATAGTGCTTGGAGAGGGTCTTCAGTGAGAATAGAGGTAAGAGAGTGAGTTTGGTGGTTCATGTGTGCCCTGGGttacgttttttttttatttcagtttGAACCTAATCGATTATTTCAGCTTCATGTTTTCTCACATAATCGGTTATTTGGAAATTTTTGGCAACCATAATCAATTATGGGTCATGTGTTATTTtgaccataatcgattatgaaactaacataatcgattatgttagtTTTTGCACTataagcataatcgattatgtctgtggataatcgattatgtggctTTTTGAAGGGAactgataatcgattatgttcatagttttcatatttatgtttaaattttctttggaattgaatttgtttaaattatttgaaagtaATTATTGATGTTAATTACTTTGTAATTTAAATCTGAATATTTAGgagaaatttattaattatattagtaaATTAATTATTGTGATAAATTGTTTGTGTAATTCTGTATTGGAAGgaaaaattatattgaaatatgaatatttattttattacagaTGAATTGAAATTATAGATATGAATacgtattttaaaaatagtaataataataatgtttagtGTTTCTTTTGTTAGGttatacataatttataatcttataattaaaaaattataaaaaaggttgtagtaattaaaaacaTAGTCAAAGTTTAtagaagaaaatgataaaattatacttatatttaaaattatatttaattatttctttgaattttacatttttttattttatttataaataaaactttaaattattttaataattattgtagatagttattagtgtttaaaaattaaattgtttataagaaatagttttttatttgtaaataatatttttagggtttagggttagttaatatttttttagattggacataaattcatatttcatttctatattctattttttaattcattttaattttatattattttttaagttataattaaaacttacaattattttaattataaaaattatgtacaaaagtaataatattttttttttaacacatggaaaaaaatatactttattattatatataatgtaatagaaattaaataatataatactaattattttaattaacttaaatatcttttaaactaattaatatttcatttttctatttatttatatacaaggataaatttgtaatattacaatttaaactattcaaaatatattaaaatactctcacaactatcacatcattcacacttttgaataaattttcttCACACATTCACTCTAACCTCTTCCAATCCAAACACtatcaactttcttcacactttcttcacactttcactCACTCACATCCTCAACTTTCCCCTCACCTAcaacctctaatccaaacacacccttaagaaaaaatcaattctttataaagagataaatattttttttaagaaaatgatGTTTTGATAATTATGAGAATGGCATATAATTTTTGATGTGatgtatttaaatataaatatataataaatttacaattaaataatgtaaaaaaatattaaaatattaatattagaatTTGTAAAGTGATTGTATAAAAATTCTGGtttttaatatatcattaaCTTCTAAAATTGTTAGAACAACAGATTTTGTGGAAGAGGTGTGAGTGTGGAAAAAGGTAGAATAATCTTCACAGAATAATCAAAGAACCGATTGCTTCAATAGGATCGAATCTTCAcagaatttttcaaaagaagAGATCTTGAAGTAATTGTCTTTGTGAGCAAACTCTAATTCCTTCCGGTCCTTGAAAAATCAATTTTCGATTTTGGGATCAGTGGGAATGGAGAAGGTGATGAACATTCTAAAGCCGAAGCCAAATCCGCAGCAACTATTGAGGGATTGGCAGCGTAGGCTTCGTCAGGAATGTCGCAACATTGAGCGCCAAATTCGCGGTATTCCTTTCTCTATTTCAAACCCTAACCAAttcctttttataattttttggttttcttgattttgtgtttATGGGTTTCTATTAGATATAcagagagaagaaaaaaatgtgcAGAAGGCGATCAGAGAAGCCGCAAAGAGGAATGACATGGGCTCTGCAAAGGTTTGTTCTTTCGtgttcttttgtttcattttgttTCTGTGATTTACTATTGTCAGTGCCAGTgagcttttttatttttttgggttGTCTCATGCAATAATTTGCCTAAGTTTGAGGGATTGAGGAATGTATGTATCACCTCTTAAATTTGTTTGTTTAGTACGAAAGCTGTGAGCAGAGTTGGTTCTAAATGGAAGGAAGAATATTTGATGTTGTCTTCCCGAGTAGTGCATGAAATACATTTTGGTCCCCTTTGTTGAATGTGGGTGTGgaagatattaatttattttttactacaTTTTTAGGGCAAGTCCCTAATGCTTAACGTGATGATAAGGGGGATAGTGATTACGCCTAGAAGTATGTATGTGGCCAACCAtgctttattaaattttttgcaATTTAGAAACAAGGCAATCTCAACAACTAGATTTAGCAAAAGTTGTGGTTGTGGTCGTTACTTCAAAGAAAACCTACCTCAAAGTGGTTATAAAAAATATAGGGGTTATGTGAATACATAATTGATGATGACCAGTGTAGTGTAGTGTATAGCTGAAGTGCGTTGACAAACTATCATATAAAGTCATTTTTAATCTTAGTCTGTATAGATTGTTAACAAAGATCAATAATAGCAGATGATGAGATGACTGCACAATTGGGTCTCTGAAGTCTTTTAGCTTTTAGGACTTTAGAGTGTAACATCCAAGTTCCTAGATTGGGTATTAACCTATAGCAAAGAGTTTATTGACGCACATATGGCATAGTTActtttattttgaagaaaataaaagaaacaaatcaGCTAGGCAAGTTCTTGTCCACATTATCATCTACAAGTAAATGCGTCTGCCATGTATTTCGCTGCAATGTTTCCATGATTTGAGGTGAAGgagcaaaatgattttcaatCCTTCCCCTGCATGGAAACGTATTCCAGTTATGATATGACTTGTCTCTCTAATATGAACATGCTAtatctaattttaaataaagcTAATTTTATTGTTCAACTAACTCagatattgatttttttattacataattCAGATTGTAATTTGTAGGCAATGAGTTgcagaaatatatttttgaaatgaaCCATTTTCTTGTGTGCCGTTGGATGCGTGTAGAAAGGAGGCAGGAAACTGGATGGGAGAAAAACTTGGGATGGACTGTTAATGCATTGCATATTTGTGTTGAATTGAATCTAATCAATTGTTGGTTGGCCAATTGGATTATGCTAGCATTGGAGGAAGAACTAACAGTTATGTAGCTTTTTGTATGGATTGTGTCCGTTGGTGGGCTCGTTAGGATCCTTCACAATATTCAATAAACTAATAATCAAGTATTTTTGGTTTGCATTTGTTTACGGCCTTCTATGCATTAATATGTTTTGTCTGTTGTGATTTCAAGGTTCAAAGGATATGGTCagtattttgagaaaaaaatctcCTTATTGTGATATTTGTGTAATTTGCAGGCACACTTGCCAAGGAACTTGTGAGATCTAGGAAAACTGTTAACCGTCTTTATGAAAATAAAGCACAAATGAATTCTATATCGATGCACCTTGGAGAGAGTGTTGGTAGGTTTCTCCGTGTTTTATTAGCCTTAACTGACAAGGACTGTCTAAGTTAGTTACTTATGTTTGATACCAGATTTTTGATAAATGATCCTTAACTGAAGAACTTAAATTTTCTTTAATCTCTTGTAATTGAATGGTGTTGATAAATTTGTCAACATAGTTGATTTTGTTGATGATTGTTTTTTTAGTTGAGGAAATGATCCCTGACTATTTGTTGCTTGTCTTTAGTTTTTTGGGGTAGAGAGGAGAGAGGTACCAGGTTGTTAATCCGGCGTGCAACATGCAGATGGTTTTAGCTGCATGGCTGGCATAATCACAATTTTGATCGTGGGAGAAATTCCTACTCATTAATTGTATGATTCTACAGTTTAGTTTCTGGCCTAAACGATCCCAATCCAACTCCAATGATTTTACATGATTTGTGATTTGCTTTTGTAATCTTACCAAGTTTGCAGAAACTGACCTGTTTTCATTACTTTATAAGTTTGGCTAGCCTCTTATCTTTTTTTCTGCTCTTCTGTGCATTACACATTCTGGGTCTTCTCCTTCTTGATTAAACTTCTTGGGGCCTGTTCACTTCTCTGTTGGTCATGACCCAACTTCAGTTTGGTACCTTGGgttgacttatttattttttggtgAACGCGTCTTCAGACATTTATACCTTAATATAACTTTTCATTTTAGGTAGGATCTTATGATCTGTGTTATGTTTCCATGATATATGATTTTTCACCCCCTTGTTCCCTTAGGTTGGATCTCAACTTTTTACTGTCCTTTGGTGGCATTACATGATGTCCCCTGCAATTGCCATCCAcatgaaaaatatgtttttgtatGACAAGTCAGCAACAATGCCCAATCTTGGGCATAGAATTGTTGGAATCAGACTATCCTACCATGCGTGCTCAGAAAAGCCTATTTTctgttgaaaaagaaaaagacccATTTCGACTTGTATGACTGTTTGTGACTACTTGTTCTGTTATTCTACCCCTGCTCTCTATTTTGAGTCTTTTGACCTGTCTGTCTTTTTTGCTTTCCAGTGCTGCAGTTGTTACCAAGTTTGCctgttatattattaattccAACTTTTCCGTTGTCTAATTGGTTTGTAGTTAGATTTCAGCTGAGGATATTTTTGGTAGAATACAAATGACATGGAAATTGAGAGGGAGGTAAAGCAGATAGAGTGTGTTTTTAAAATTGAGGTTGTCTGGTACAGATGAAATAGGAAGGAAAGAAATTAAACGCATGCAAGCCCCACATTACAAAATTGCGCTCAGAAAAGAAGAAATGTATAAAATTGTGAGAAAAAACATCTGTGCTATAAATTGATCCTTAATATCATGACTCCTTGACCATGATAATCAATTTGATGTGTGGTTCCCCACGAAGTTGACCCTTGAAAGTTGAACACGAGTCTGGATTCTTTCTCAGTTAGCACTTATGGTATGTTTGGTAGAGAGAGAAGAGATAGAGGGAGAGGAAATAgttggaaaagaaaagaagagaagagaaataaGTGAGAAATAAAGTGGAAATAAAGGCTGTTTGTTTGAAGGGAAATGGAGAGAAAATAGAGTagcaattaaattttttaaaactgtttagtttaaaaaatagttttattatttattttcaatgtcttattatattataatttattttattattgatttattatttattatatttacacTTGTGAGGGGAGGTTAAACATAAAACTATACGTGTGAGGGGTGAaggttttaattaaaaaactgCGGGAGAAGATTTTCAGTGTGGGATATTCGATTATCATCTTTGGATGATTGATTATGACGCATGTGTGTATATATTATTAACACAAAATGtgttatataattgattatgttccACTACAAAGTGTATTTCCATACATTTTTTTCTACAAAGTGTATTTCCACATATTTCTCTGCGCACAACCGGGAGGACATTTATTTTGTTTGGTCTGTCtggtttattttcaaatatctaTTCTGTCAAACCGCCGCCATTCTCTCATTTTCactctcttctttcttctctccCTCCATTTCATCATCTTTAAAAAACAAACACTTCCATTTCTTATCTTTCTCTTCCCTGTTTCTCTTAATCCAAACACTTCTATTTTTATTCTGTTTCTTGCCTATTTTCGTTTACTGTATTTCTCTTCTCTATATTTCCATCAACTCTAGTCATCATGACGGGTTTGTGTTATTAGAATTTTGTTCTTTGGAAATTCATGATTTTTGGTTGCTTATGCAGCAATTGCTCGTACCGTGGGACATCTATCAAAAAGTGCTGAGGTTATGAAGCTTGTCAATAATCTCATGAAAGCTCCAGAAATGGCTGTGACAATGCAAGAGTTCAGCAAAGAAATGACAAAGGTATACCTGCAAAATCCTTTTAGTGGTGTGGAAGAATATCATTTTCAATCATGTCTTCCCTCCCTTGTTAGAGAAGATATGCATTGGTATTTATGAGTAATGTTGTCTATTTCAGGCAGGAGTTATCGAGGAGATGGTAAATGATGCTGTGGACTCAGCACTAGATTCCGAGGATATAGAAGATGAGATAGAAGAAGAAGTGGATAAAGTGTTGACTGCAATAGCTGGCGAGACAGCTGCACAACTTCCTGAAGCTGTGAGGAGAGAAAGGGTGAAACAACCTGGTCAAAGTGTTGGAGCCTCAGAGGTATGTTCACTTATagttatttttcattataaacATGGCTCTTTCTTGCCTCACACATAACACCAATTATGGAATTCATTATTATTTGCAGGAAGAGGCTATAGCAGAGGGTGTTGATGATGAGGAAGAAATGGAAGAAATAAGGGCCCGACTTGCTAAAGTTAGATCATAAACAAGTATTCTAATATCGTACCCTCTACCTTGTACTCTGGTGTGATGTAAGCGAGATTGAGATGTTGACAGGTTAATATCTTAATTGCTGAAAAGACATTTGATAATATCAATGGGAAATATAGTATTGTGAAAGAGGTTCATATGTAATTACACGAAGTTCTCAAAAGTGTCTCAAGCTATggtgttttttttctttgacaAGATAATATCAACTTCATGCATGGTTTAGGATTTATTGCATTAACATATTTTGAGAAAGTAAGACATTAATGTGGCAAGTGAACTTGTTAGAAAGTGACAATGTTGTGAATGAATGTTAGATGGAGAAGAATGTGGTGTCTACTTGTTAATTTAAACCCTATTCTTGGTATTTTCAATTTTCCCACTTACTCCCTTTTGTTGGCATATTGATTGTGAATTTGATAAGTTTGGGAGATTCTTGATCCCAAAGTTTCACTCTTAAAAGAAATACACACATTACTACTATCAGCAAATTGAAAGAGCAGAAGATGAAAATCACCTTGCACTCCTTCAAGTTGATATTCTCTTGATTTAACTTTGTTTCCTATTCTTTTGATCTTCTTCTTCTGTCTAATCTTCAAGTCTATTGAATTTGCCATGATCACACAAGATATATCAATGAAAATAAAAGACTGAAAAAAGATATCCACGAGATTCCAATAATGAGACTGAAttaaacaacaaacaacaaatAGGCATATATAACAGAAAGAAATTACACGATggacaaaatacaaaaaaagagagtatgttttaccaaataaaataatagtagttaaattataatttggATTGCTTTCAATCTCGATATGATATTTcgttcttttatttttatctcatatttttgaaaatttacaattttgattttgacccttaattttatataagttttattGTTGTTCAAGAGTTTTCGGGACCTTAAACAAATTTACGAATGCGGCAATTTTgactaaaaaaacaatttattaaaatcattacaattttatttaaaatttaatcttttAGCTTTTGTTTATGCAAAATTATCTATAACATGgttgtaattaattttattcaataCTTCCTTTTCAATAGACGATAAGTTCAATCCCTTTAGTCTTCATTGGAATATTGTGATCTTAAAAGTAAGttttactaattttaattttcagaaatctttttaaaagcttattcttttatataattCTGAAGGTTAACTATGaagatatttataattatgaaaataaattaaatctatcaatattcaataaattattatgttttaaatattttccaaattaagtatttttcttttaaattatactatttattgaatttaattttttaaccctaaaaaacatcaaaaatatcttaatatgttttaaattgttCAAATCTACTCTGGAGTGGTAATTGCTTTATTATCGAACATATATAAAAAGTAtcaattttaaacaatttttgtgGAGGTTTTACAACTTTATTCTGAACAttttcaccaattttttttcctataattaacatattttttcaCGGAATTTAGGCTTTATATCcatttctttgaaaaaaaattattatattttcaattagACTATTTTAATTAAACCTATTtcctaaatataattttgttaattttttttaagtatactAGTACgaaaataatttagttaatcaaaatataaaaaaataaacagactttatttttaagattggatcaaaattaagattttataaATCATAAAACTCCAAAAACAATATGGAGACTAAAATCAtagataaaaacaaattaaagaaaggtcaaaattataatttggcctaaaattgaaaaggtatatatataaaaaattgttagtcactcaaaataagattttagtcctttaaatttattttttaaggattaaaaatacttttgaaaGAATGTTTTAGAGTCTAAAAAATTGTGTTTAGggattaaaaaatatctttttaaaaatttgagaaactaaaatataataaagtcaatatataaataaataaataagaaggaAGCACACATGttataataaaacaattatgTATATTAATAGGTGAGTACTATAACATTTATCCATTACAAATAATGTTTGCGGGTATCCTTAGAATAATATGAGAAGAATTGTAATCcttgtataaaaataataattaaacatcATTGCAATATAGcaattttaataacttttttatttcaacTAATTAAACAACATATACACAAACATTTGTCAAGTTCAATAATATGAT is a window from the Phaseolus vulgaris cultivar G19833 unplaced genomic scaffold, P. vulgaris v2.0 scaffold_590, whole genome shotgun sequence genome containing:
- the LOC137817680 gene encoding vacuolar protein sorting-associated protein 24 homolog 1-like, with the translated sequence MEKVMNILKPKPNPQQLLRDWQRRLRQECRNIERQIRDIQREEKNVQKAIREAAKRNDMGSAKVCTLAKELVRSRKTVNRLYENKAQMNSISMHLGESVAIARTVGHLSKSAEVMKLVNNLMKAPEMAVTMQEFSKEMTKAGVIEEMVNDAVDSALDSEDIEDEIEEEVDKVLTAIAGETAAQLPEAVRRERVKQPGQSVGASEEEAIAEGVDDEEEMEEIRARLAKVRS